A genome region from Tolypothrix sp. PCC 7712 includes the following:
- a CDS encoding glycosyltransferase produces the protein MEKLATDIFTLWREEGRQNIQQNFEVFRSLVTQTKDLAEHGQYDAAAVYAQIAGLHAVHQHCGLLASFELEQILTSIGLKTMPGSLYKNHSLPGQPKNILHVASNIAEPFSGIPRLLRRWIQQDSDRSHSLVLTQQSPRNVPKICQEAVSKSNGKIYLLNGCIGGFVSRAKRLREIAASADVVVVHALEHDVIPTIAFANKLQSPPVIRVNHGDNCFWFGVSTSDIVANLRVSGMYLSQNRRGIEKERNMLIPTVLEPFYRTLSRAEAKEKLGLAKNSVLLLSIARPPKYRSLEGISFADTHIQLLKKYDQAILLVVGPGESEDWSAAIQETQGRIIVLKQTEDTSIFYQAADIYLDSFPFVSITSLLEAGSYGLPLVTRYPYSDGCEILGADMPGLDGNMIRVRDTKEYEAILSRLIEDEKFRLFLGEATQRKITETHIGNNWLKLLNDIYFHASILPRVNIQSPVKDMMFLGEPDVFFPRIHGFKVEIEELFRWHLNVMPADLRLRFWIDDIKKNGFTGLSQLKYLLPEWLKFFYLITENNFFHRQ, from the coding sequence ATGGAAAAATTAGCAACCGATATATTCACCCTGTGGAGAGAAGAAGGTCGCCAGAATATTCAACAAAATTTCGAGGTGTTTCGTAGTCTTGTCACACAAACCAAAGACTTGGCAGAACATGGTCAGTATGATGCAGCAGCAGTATATGCACAGATTGCAGGCCTTCATGCTGTACATCAACATTGTGGTCTCTTAGCAAGTTTTGAACTGGAACAAATCCTTACCTCTATTGGGTTAAAAACTATGCCAGGTAGTTTGTATAAGAATCATTCATTACCTGGACAACCAAAAAACATACTCCATGTTGCTAGCAATATTGCTGAACCCTTTAGTGGAATTCCCAGATTACTTCGACGTTGGATTCAGCAAGATAGTGATCGATCGCATTCACTTGTATTAACCCAACAATCACCACGTAATGTGCCAAAAATTTGCCAAGAAGCCGTGAGTAAAAGTAATGGTAAGATATACTTACTTAACGGATGCATTGGCGGTTTTGTATCCAGAGCCAAACGGCTACGGGAAATTGCGGCATCAGCAGATGTGGTTGTGGTTCATGCTTTAGAACATGATGTTATTCCCACAATTGCATTTGCAAATAAACTACAATCACCACCAGTGATACGCGTCAATCATGGTGACAACTGCTTCTGGTTTGGAGTTAGCACTAGCGATATAGTAGCTAACTTGCGAGTATCGGGTATGTACTTGTCACAAAATCGCAGAGGTATTGAAAAAGAGCGTAATATGCTCATACCTACTGTTTTAGAGCCTTTTTACAGAACCCTATCTAGAGCAGAGGCCAAGGAAAAACTGGGTCTTGCCAAAAACAGTGTGCTTCTTCTTTCTATTGCAAGACCACCGAAATACAGAAGTCTTGAGGGTATTAGTTTCGCTGATACACATATTCAATTGCTGAAGAAATATGACCAAGCCATTCTACTTGTAGTTGGCCCTGGTGAAAGCGAGGATTGGTCAGCAGCTATTCAGGAAACACAGGGCAGAATTATAGTACTTAAACAAACTGAAGATACATCGATTTTTTATCAAGCAGCTGACATTTATCTTGACTCATTTCCTTTTGTTTCAATTACATCGTTGCTAGAAGCTGGAAGTTATGGGTTACCTTTGGTTACTCGCTATCCATACTCTGATGGTTGTGAAATCTTAGGTGCTGATATGCCTGGTCTAGATGGCAATATGATTAGGGTACGTGACACTAAAGAGTATGAAGCAATTTTATCTCGCTTGATTGAAGATGAGAAATTCCGGCTATTCTTGGGAGAAGCTACTCAAAGAAAAATCACAGAAACACACATAGGAAATAATTGGCTCAAATTATTAAATGATATATATTTTCACGCTAGTATATTGCCTCGTGTAAATATACAAAGTCCTGTTAAGGATATGATGTTTTTGGGCGAACCAGATGTATTTTTTCCACGTATTCATGGGTTTAAAGTAGAAATAGAAGAATTATTTCGGTGGCACTTAAATGTCATGCCTGCTGATTTGCGGTTGCGTTTTTGGATAGATGATATTAAGAAGAACGGTTTTACTGGTTTAAGTCAATTAAAATATTTATTACCAGAATGGTTAAAATTCTTTTATTTGATTACAGAAAATAATTTTTTTCATCGACAGTAA
- a CDS encoding DegT/DnrJ/EryC1/StrS family aminotransferase, translated as MSEKIQTIPIAKPWMGEAEAEAAKRPILAGWVTQGPEVAAFEQEFATYVGAKYACAVSNCTTALHLALLAVGVQPGDEVITVSHSYIATANSIRYCGAIPVFVDIEPQTYNINPMLIEDVISDSTRAILVVHQIGMPCDLKAILEIARRYNLPVIEDAACAIGSEILWDGHWEKIGKPHGDIACFSFHPRKIISTGDGGMLTTNNPEWDKQFRLWRQHGMSVPDTVRHGAKQVIFESYPMLGYNYRMTDIQAAVGREQLKRLLEIVERRRYLAQRYQELLADIPGLKLPTEPTWAKSNWQSFCVRLPEKCDQVQVMQAMLDAGVSTRRGIMCAHREPAYSIEAWSCGIANDACNCELEKCQRLTESEQAQERAIILPLFHQMTEQELQQVVELLKAACQV; from the coding sequence ATGTCTGAAAAAATTCAAACTATCCCCATTGCTAAACCTTGGATGGGAGAAGCTGAGGCAGAAGCAGCAAAGCGCCCGATTTTAGCTGGATGGGTAACACAGGGGCCAGAAGTTGCTGCTTTTGAGCAAGAGTTTGCTACCTATGTAGGAGCAAAATATGCTTGTGCTGTTTCCAATTGCACGACAGCGCTGCATTTGGCATTGTTAGCTGTTGGTGTCCAGCCAGGCGATGAAGTAATTACCGTCAGCCATTCTTATATTGCTACCGCTAACAGCATTCGCTACTGTGGCGCAATTCCAGTGTTTGTGGATATTGAACCGCAAACATATAACATCAACCCAATGTTAATTGAAGATGTAATTAGCGATTCCACCCGTGCAATTTTGGTAGTCCATCAAATTGGAATGCCTTGTGACTTAAAAGCAATTTTAGAAATTGCCCGCCGTTACAATTTACCAGTAATTGAAGACGCAGCTTGTGCTATTGGTAGTGAAATTCTCTGGGATGGACATTGGGAAAAAATCGGTAAGCCACATGGAGATATAGCTTGCTTTTCCTTCCACCCCCGCAAAATTATCTCCACTGGCGACGGTGGAATGCTTACCACCAACAACCCAGAGTGGGATAAACAGTTCCGCCTCTGGCGACAGCATGGAATGAGCGTACCTGACACCGTGCGCCACGGAGCCAAACAGGTAATATTTGAGTCATATCCTATGTTGGGCTACAACTACCGCATGACTGACATCCAAGCAGCAGTAGGGCGGGAACAACTTAAACGTCTACTGGAAATTGTCGAACGTCGGCGTTATTTGGCACAACGATATCAGGAATTACTAGCAGATATACCAGGGTTAAAGTTACCGACAGAACCAACTTGGGCAAAAAGTAACTGGCAAAGCTTCTGTGTCCGGCTACCAGAGAAATGCGATCAAGTGCAAGTGATGCAAGCAATGTTAGATGCTGGCGTATCTACCCGACGCGGTATTATGTGCGCCCATCGTGAGCCTGCTTACAGTATAGAAGCGTGGTCTTGTGGAATTGCTAATGATGCTTGTAATTGTGAGTTAGAAAAGTGTCAGCGTCTAACCGAAAGCGAACAAGCTCAAGAAAGAGCAATTATTTTACCACTATTCCATCAGATGACTGAGCAAGAACTGCAGCAGGTAGTTGAGCTATTAAAAGCAGCTTGTCAAGTTTGA